The proteins below come from a single Mya arenaria isolate MELC-2E11 chromosome 6, ASM2691426v1 genomic window:
- the LOC128236534 gene encoding uncharacterized protein LOC128236534, producing the protein MVKRKSINGTSEAEPSSKKSKQTTKAGASSKTSKSCTLEKAPKASTKADKKQSYPKLVDEDDNFETEKLEFTEPAPMLNSRGQLVFQTHPEFRPNLTPKEVLHMGSFGGTYYRPIYSSITKKNYSGAWKELPKDWLEGLSLSKQVSNPKYDVGVNRYGVKCGGSLEMWEESGWMHKQDPYGWFQWYCRYYQGRRTSDDDRQIGRWLRCAGDTGRWRGNLISKCYKSGKAFDNRVVSPVVRQTLQHWAYQLNKEDFEAGVKRMKAKGSL; encoded by the exons ATGGTGAAGAGAAAATCAATCAATGGGACTTCAG AAGCTGAACCCAGTTCAAAGAAAAGTAAGCAAACCACAAAGGCAGGAGCCAGTTCCAAAACGTCGAAGTCATGCACATTGGAAAAAGCACCCAAGGCATCCACGAAAGCAGACAAGAAGCAATCATATCCTAAACTTGTTGATGAGGATGATAACTTTGAg ACAGAGAAGCTGGAGTTTACCGAGCCCGCACCAATGTTGAATTCCCGGGGCCAGCTGGTGTTTCAGACCCACCCCGAGTTCCGCCCAAACCTCACCCCCAAGGAGGTGCTTCACATGGGCAGCTTTGGAGGAACTTATTACAGACCCATTTACTCATCCATTACTA AGAAGAATTACTCTGGTGCATGGAAGGAGCTACCAAAGGATTGGTTAGAAGGACTTTCACTTTCAAAACAG GTGTCCAATCCCAAGTATGATGTAGGTGTGAACCGGTACGGTGTGAAGTGTGGTGGTAGCCTAGAGATGTGGGAGGAGAGTGGCTGGATGCACAAACAGGACCCATATGGCTGGTTCCAGTGGTACTGCAG GTATTACCAGGGTAGACGGACAAGTGATGATGATCGCCAGATAGGTCGCTGGTTGAGGTGCGCGGGTGACACCGGGCGATGGCGTGGTAACCTGATCTCCAAATGCTACAAGAGCGGCAAGGCGTTTGATAACCGTGTGGTATCTCCTGTGGTGAGACAGACGCTCCAACACTGGGCATACCAGTTGAACAAGGAAGACTTTGAAGCTGGGGTGAAGAGGATGAAAGCTAAAGGATCTCTGTGA
- the LOC128236535 gene encoding soma ferritin-like has product MAMSRPRQNFHQLSEAGLNKQINMELYASYVYMSMAYYFDRDDVALKGFSGFFKSSSDEEREHAEKLMKYQNKRGGRVVLKPIDKPSKDEWGSGLDAMKDALQLEKDVNQSLLDLHKIASDNGDAQMTDYLEGEFLEEQVNAIKEISDRLTNLERVGPGLGEWHYDQKLSS; this is encoded by the exons aTGGCTATGTCGAGACCCAGACAGAACTTCCATCAGCTGAGCGAGGCTGGACTCAACAAACAAATCAACATGGAGCTGTATGCCAGCTATGTCTACATGTCTATG GCGTACTACTTCGATCGTGACGACGTAGCGTTAAAGGGCTTCAGTGGTTTCTTCAAGAGCTCCTCTGACGAGGAACGCGAGCACGCGGAGAAACTGATGAAATACCAGAACAAGCGAGGTGGCCGTGTCGTCCTCAAACCCATCGAC AAGCCCAGCAAGGACGAGTGGGGGAGTGGACTGGACGCCATGAAGGACGCCCTACAGCTGGAGAAGGACGTGAACCAGTCCCTCCTTGACCTTCACAAGATCGCCTCCGATAACGGCGATGCCCAG ATGACGGACTACCTGGAGGGCGAGTTCCTGGAGGAGCAGGTCAACGCCATCAAGGAGATCAGCGACCGCCTGACCAACCTGGAGCGGGTCGGCCCCGGTCTTGGCGAGTGGCATTACGACCAGAAGCTTTCCTCTTAG